In the Paramormyrops kingsleyae isolate MSU_618 chromosome 6, PKINGS_0.4, whole genome shotgun sequence genome, one interval contains:
- the prkrip1 gene encoding PRKR-interacting protein 1 homolog, with amino-acid sequence MAAPKEKDSRPGKSSGKESQPLIIAKTAAEEQKLKLERLMRNPDKPAPVPERPKEWQPRAPPEFVRDVMGSSAGAGSGEFHVYRHLRRREYQRQEFLERLSDKQRLDLEYLEKLKENKEKADEQTAKRRRKREKLKQKKLMAKQAKQEERRADDSTSESSSEQEGVQEREAEDDAEVPSFVMGHR; translated from the exons ATGGCGGCCCCTAAGGAGAAGGATTCAAGGCCGGGGAAAAGTTCTGGAAAAGAATCGCAGCCGCTAATCATCGCAAAGACTGCGGCGGAGGAGCAGAAACTTAAACTCGAACGGTTGATGCGAAACCCG GACAAGCCTGCACCCGTGCCTGAAAGACCCAAAGAGTGGCAGCCCCGCGCCCCCCCGGAGTTCGTGCGTGATGTTATGG GCTCCAGCGCCGGCGCCGGCAGCGGCGAGTTCCACGTGTACCGGCACCTGCGGAGGCGGGAGTACCAGCGGCAGGAATTCCTGGAGAGGCTGAGCGACAAG CAAAGGCTGGATCTTGAATAccttgaaaaattaaaggaaaataaGGAGAAGGCGGACGAGCAGACAGCTAAACGCAGGAGGAAGAG GGAGAAGCTGAAGCAGAAGAAGCTGATGGCCAAGCAAGCCAAGCAGGAGGAGAGGAGGGCTGACG attcTACTAGCGAATCCAGCAGCGAGCAGGAGGGTGTGCAGGAGCGGGAAGCTGAGGATGACGCCGAGGTCCCCAGCTTTGTGATGGGCCACAGGTGA